The following proteins come from a genomic window of Rhodohalobacter sp. 614A:
- a CDS encoding TIGR00730 family Rossman fold protein: MNICVYCGSSLGKNEKIKEQAISLGELMCKRGHHLVYGGASRGIMGVLADSVMQNGGEVVGVIPKNLFKKEVAHKGITELITVDGMHQRKSIMADRADAFLALPGGFGTLEELFEIITWNQIGIISKPVVVYNLNGYFDSLIQMIDHAVDVGFIKPGNRKILRVAETLEDCMKFCEQEL; the protein is encoded by the coding sequence ATGAATATTTGTGTTTACTGCGGATCGTCCCTTGGCAAGAATGAGAAGATTAAAGAACAAGCTATCTCTTTGGGAGAATTGATGTGTAAGCGGGGCCATCATTTAGTCTACGGCGGTGCGTCTCGCGGAATTATGGGAGTTCTGGCAGATTCTGTCATGCAGAATGGCGGAGAGGTTGTGGGTGTTATTCCAAAGAATCTTTTCAAAAAGGAAGTTGCTCACAAGGGAATTACAGAACTCATTACGGTGGATGGAATGCATCAGCGAAAATCGATTATGGCAGATCGTGCCGACGCTTTTCTTGCCCTTCCCGGCGGATTCGGTACACTCGAAGAACTGTTTGAAATCATTACCTGGAATCAAATCGGAATCATCAGCAAACCGGTGGTGGTGTATAATCTGAACGGCTATTTCGATTCATTGATTCAGATGATTGATCACGCTGTGGATGTTGGATTCATCAAACCGGGAAACAGAAAAATTCTGCGCGTTGCTGAAACGCTTGAGGATTGTATGAAGTTTTGTGAACAGGAATTGTAA
- a CDS encoding cysteine desulfurase family protein: protein MNSIYFDHAATTPLDERVLEAMMPYLTESYGNANSAHQLGRTSKVAIEDARENIAKMLGAEPSEIIFTSGGTESDNAIIKGVVAGTGKKEIITSPIEHHAVLHPAESLEPHGITVTYLQPNEEGIITAQQVEEAISEETAIVSLMHVNNEVGAINPIKEIADVCREKNVIFHSDTVQSIGKIPINVKEIGLHALSVSAHKIYGPKGIGVLYVKNGTPWEPWLQGGSQERKRRGGTSNVPGIVGLAKAMELAIEEMDTNTKHFQNLRESAIEKLEEQFGDRFYVNGPRSNAAPHILNIAFLSPDGRGLDGEMLLLNLDIEGICVSNGSACTSGAMEPSHVLSGIGLSQNRANSSIRISFGKHNTIQEIETLSEKLENILDRMLAIAG from the coding sequence ATGAATTCTATTTATTTTGACCATGCTGCAACAACACCTCTTGATGAAAGAGTGCTTGAAGCCATGATGCCGTATCTGACCGAAAGTTACGGAAACGCCAATTCTGCCCACCAACTGGGGCGAACCTCAAAAGTAGCGATTGAAGATGCCCGGGAAAACATCGCCAAAATGCTTGGTGCCGAGCCGTCTGAAATTATCTTTACCAGCGGAGGCACGGAAAGTGACAATGCAATTATAAAGGGCGTTGTAGCCGGAACCGGAAAAAAGGAGATTATCACTTCACCGATTGAGCACCATGCAGTACTTCACCCGGCGGAATCACTTGAACCTCATGGAATTACGGTAACTTATCTGCAACCAAATGAGGAAGGAATAATAACGGCCCAACAGGTTGAGGAAGCCATTTCTGAAGAGACGGCGATTGTCAGCCTGATGCATGTGAATAATGAGGTTGGGGCTATCAATCCCATTAAGGAGATTGCAGACGTTTGCAGGGAAAAAAATGTGATTTTCCATTCAGATACTGTACAAAGTATTGGCAAGATTCCCATTAATGTGAAAGAAATCGGCCTTCACGCCTTGAGTGTAAGTGCTCACAAAATCTATGGCCCGAAAGGAATTGGTGTTCTTTACGTAAAAAACGGTACGCCATGGGAGCCCTGGCTGCAAGGCGGATCGCAAGAGAGAAAAAGACGTGGCGGAACTTCGAACGTTCCCGGAATTGTAGGCCTTGCGAAAGCAATGGAACTTGCCATTGAGGAGATGGATACAAATACAAAACACTTCCAGAATTTACGGGAATCTGCCATTGAAAAGCTGGAAGAACAATTTGGAGATCGCTTTTATGTTAATGGTCCCCGTTCGAACGCCGCTCCCCATATTCTGAATATTGCCTTCCTCTCGCCAGACGGAAGAGGTCTTGACGGGGAAATGCTCTTGCTGAACCTGGATATTGAGGGGATTTGTGTATCCAACGGCTCGGCATGCACATCCGGGGCGATGGAACCCTCTCACGTATTGAGCGGAATCGGGTTAAGCCAGAATCGTGCTAATTCAAGTATTCGCATCAGCTTTGGGAAGCACAATACCATACAAGAAATTGAAACCCTGTCAGAAAAGCTCGAAAATATTCTGGATAGAATGCTGGCTATCGCCGGTTGA
- a CDS encoding phosphoglycerate kinase, protein MAKLTLKDVDLKGKTVLMRVDFNVPIKEGVISDDNRMVQALKSINFVTDAGAKLILTSHLGRPADAPDPEFSLKPVAEHLKTLVDVPVHFASDCIGEEREKVVNEAKPGEIVLLENVRFYAEEKKNDSGFAEKLAKGADLFVNDAFGSSHRAHASVAGVTDYLQPAVSGFLLEKEIKYLEESVNNPERPFVAILGGAKVSDKIGVIENLLGKVDNILIGGGMTYTFYKAKGLPIGNSLVEEDKIDLAKELLEKAEETGANVMLPVDSVVAKEFKNDAEHKVVGEDGIEDGWMALDIGPETTIAFGNTIKNAKTVVWNGPMGVFEMSNFADGTIEVAKALAEATKQGATTIIGGGDSASAIKVAGLEDEVSHVSTGGGASLEYLEGKELPGVAVLTDK, encoded by the coding sequence ATGGCTAAACTAACACTGAAAGATGTTGACCTGAAAGGGAAAACAGTATTAATGAGAGTTGATTTCAACGTGCCGATTAAAGAGGGAGTAATATCTGACGATAACCGAATGGTGCAGGCGTTGAAATCCATCAATTTTGTAACCGATGCAGGAGCAAAATTGATTTTGACGAGTCACCTTGGCCGGCCAGCGGATGCGCCCGATCCTGAATTTAGTTTGAAACCGGTTGCCGAACATCTCAAGACTTTGGTTGATGTACCCGTACATTTTGCAAGTGATTGTATTGGCGAAGAACGGGAAAAAGTAGTAAACGAAGCCAAACCCGGAGAAATCGTATTGCTCGAAAATGTGCGATTCTATGCCGAAGAGAAAAAGAACGATTCCGGCTTTGCTGAAAAACTTGCCAAAGGCGCCGATCTTTTTGTGAACGATGCGTTTGGAAGCAGCCACAGGGCACATGCTTCTGTAGCAGGCGTAACGGATTATTTGCAGCCGGCCGTTTCAGGATTTCTGCTTGAGAAAGAGATAAAATACCTCGAGGAAAGTGTAAATAACCCCGAACGTCCGTTTGTAGCGATTCTTGGCGGAGCAAAAGTTTCCGACAAAATCGGTGTGATAGAAAACCTGCTTGGGAAAGTAGACAACATCCTGATTGGCGGCGGTATGACGTATACCTTCTACAAAGCCAAGGGACTACCGATTGGAAACTCTCTCGTTGAAGAGGATAAAATTGATTTGGCAAAAGAGCTGCTTGAAAAAGCCGAAGAAACCGGCGCCAACGTGATGCTCCCGGTTGATTCCGTTGTAGCCAAAGAGTTTAAAAATGATGCCGAACATAAAGTAGTTGGCGAAGACGGAATTGAAGACGGCTGGATGGCATTAGACATCGGTCCTGAAACAACAATTGCATTTGGAAACACCATCAAAAATGCAAAAACGGTTGTGTGGAACGGACCCATGGGCGTTTTCGAAATGTCGAACTTTGCGGATGGAACGATCGAAGTTGCCAAAGCTCTGGCTGAAGCAACCAAACAAGGCGCAACCACTATTATTGGCGGGGGAGATTCTGCATCCGCGATTAAGGTGGCGGGACTTGAAGATGAAGTTTCCCACGTTTCAACCGGTGGGGGAGCAAGCCTCGAATATCTCGAAGGAAAAGAGCTTCCGGGTGTTGCTGTTTTGACGGATAAATAA
- a CDS encoding helix-turn-helix domain-containing protein translates to MYIQPIHTEEDYQKALERIEEIFDAKPRSKEGDELEILGILVDEYEKKSFPIEAPKPVEAIQFRMEQLGMEQKDLAKILGSKSRASEILSGKRSLSLRQIKLLYKKLGIPAEVLIQDAEPVS, encoded by the coding sequence ATGTATATTCAACCCATACATACCGAAGAAGATTATCAAAAAGCATTAGAGCGTATCGAAGAAATCTTTGATGCAAAACCCAGAAGTAAAGAAGGAGATGAACTGGAAATTCTTGGCATTTTGGTAGATGAATACGAGAAAAAAAGCTTCCCAATTGAAGCACCAAAACCGGTTGAAGCCATTCAATTTCGTATGGAACAATTGGGAATGGAACAAAAAGATTTGGCTAAAATATTAGGCTCGAAATCCCGGGCCAGTGAAATACTCTCGGGCAAACGCTCGCTTTCTCTTCGTCAAATTAAACTGCTGTATAAAAAGCTGGGGATTCCTGCCGAAGTTTTAATCCAAGACGCAGAACCTGTGTCATGA
- a CDS encoding type II toxin-antitoxin system HigB family toxin produces MRVFARKTLREFWIHHSDSESALKAWFSEAENSQWKSPSDIKRTYPHAGILSDNRVVFNIKGNNYRLEVKINYDYGQVFIRFVGTHAEYDKIDATTI; encoded by the coding sequence ATGCGAGTATTTGCCCGAAAAACATTACGTGAGTTTTGGATTCATCATTCGGATAGTGAAAGTGCTTTAAAGGCGTGGTTTTCTGAAGCGGAAAACTCCCAATGGAAATCCCCTTCTGATATAAAGAGAACCTATCCACATGCCGGTATTCTTTCTGACAATCGAGTGGTATTCAATATCAAGGGCAATAATTATCGGTTAGAAGTCAAAATTAATTATGATTACGGGCAAGTATTCATCCGTTTTGTAGGTACTCATGCTGAATACGACAAAATTGATGCAACGACAATTTAA